A region of the bacterium genome:
AAAACTTGATGACGGAGGCGTGATATTTTTCACCCAAGAGCGTGTGGGGCAGAATAATAAGATTATTAAAATTCTCAAATTTCGTTCAATGACTGAAGATGAACCAAAACAGGTTACCCGTGTTGGGGAATTGTTACGTAAAACACGAATTGATGAACTCCCGCAACTTTGGAATGTATTGCTCGGAGATCTCTCTCTGGTCGGTCCTCGACCGGAAGTTCCCAGCCTTGTGAGAGTTTATGAAAAAGAAATACCGTATTACAATGTGCGACATCTCATTAAGCCGGGACTTTCAGGATGGGCACAGTTGTATCACTACAATCATCCCCACCACAAGGCCGATGCACACGAGACAAAAATAAAACTTTCCTATGATTTGTATTATATTAAAAACAGATCACTTATTCTTGAATTAAAAATCGCTATCAAGACATTAAAAGTACTTCTTTCGCAAAAAGGGGTTTAATGTTTAAATATAATACATGACATTTAATACATTCTTATTCCAATTCCTAAATGGATTTACTCAACACGAAGTGCTTTCTCGGTTCATAGTTTTTTTTGCAAATGATTTCGGTTTCTTGCTCATCGGCGGACTCTTAGTATATTTATTTACTCACAAAGACAAAAAAAGGGGAGCACGCGATGTAGTTGTGGTGATTACCGCGGCTCTAATCGCTTGGGGACTGGCACATCTCATTAAATATCTCTATCCGCATGCACGCCCATCGACACTTTCTAGTACCCACGTATTACTGTCGGAGAACGATTCGTCTTTTCCATCGGGACACGCCACATTTTTCTCCGCTCTTGCAACAGCGCTTTATTTTTATCACAAACAGCTCGGTCTTGTGTATGCATTGGGCGCACTCCTAATCGGTATTACGCGTGTCATGGCAGGTATTCATTGGCCTCTCGATATTCTTGCGGGGTATAT
Encoded here:
- a CDS encoding phosphatase PAP2 family protein, whose product is MTFNTFLFQFLNGFTQHEVLSRFIVFFANDFGFLLIGGLLVYLFTHKDKKRGARDVVVVITAALIAWGLAHLIKYLYPHARPSTLSSTHVLLSENDSSFPSGHATFFSALATALYFYHKQLGLVYALGALLIGITRVMAGIHWPLDILAGYILGGIIGVVTYRIYQKIYA